A stretch of DNA from Micromonospora sp. WMMD1155:
TTGACGATCATCGTGGCGCTCATCAGGACGGCAGCCTATCCGGCTGCCCGCATACCAGCCGACCGCAGCGGGCAGACTCAACGGCGTGGTGACCACACTGGCGATCGACTGCGGCGGCGGAGGCATCAAGGCCTCCGTGCTGGACGAGGCGGGCACGATGCGGGCCCGACCGTTGCGGGTGCCCACCCCGTACCCGTTGCCGCCCGCGCTCTTCGTCCGGACCCTGCTGGATCTGGGCGGACGCCTGCCGGCGGCGGACCGGCTGACCGTCGGCGTACCCGGGATGATCCGGCACGGGGTGGTGGTCGCCACGCCGCACTACGTGACCCGCAGCGGCCCGCGCAGTCGCGTCGACCCGGACCTGCTCGCCGAGTGGTCCGGCTGGGACGCGCGGGGCGCCCTCGCGGACGCCTTCGGGGTGCCGGCGCTGGTGCTCAACGACGCCGAGGTGCACGGCGCCGGGGTGGTCGCCGGCACCGGCTGCGAACTGGTGCTGACCCTCGGGACCGGGCTGGGCAGCGCGCTCTTCGACGGCGGGGTGCTCGCACCGCACCTGGAGCTGTCGCACGCGCCGGTGCGCTGGGGCACCACCTACGACACGTACGTGGGTGAGCCGGAACG
This window harbors:
- a CDS encoding ROK family protein, with translation MVTTLAIDCGGGGIKASVLDEAGTMRARPLRVPTPYPLPPALFVRTLLDLGGRLPAADRLTVGVPGMIRHGVVVATPHYVTRSGPRSRVDPDLLAEWSGWDARGALADAFGVPALVLNDAEVHGAGVVAGTGCELVLTLGTGLGSALFDGGVLAPHLELSHAPVRWGTTYDTYVGEPERRRLGDAFWSRRIRQVVDGLRPVFRWDRLYLGGGNSRLIRPEQLARMGDDVVVVPNTAGIVGGVRAWELSAGRRDART